In Coffea eugenioides isolate CCC68of chromosome 4, Ceug_1.0, whole genome shotgun sequence, the genomic stretch TGTGCTATCAAAACCAATAAAATTCTGATGGAGGAATGTTTCACGACTGGAGAAAACACTTCATTGTAATCAATTCCCTCCTTCTGAGTGTAGCCTTTAGCAACCAATATTGCTTTGTAGCAAACACCAGATTTGTCAGGAAATCCTTTCTTCTTTGCATATATTCACTTGCACCCAATTGCCTTCTTTCCCTTTGACAGATTGACGAGTTATCAAGTCTGATTCTTATAAAGGGActgcatttctttttccatggtTGTCCTCCATTTTCCTTTCTCTGAACTTTGGACAGCTTCAAGATAAGTTGTAGGAACTTCATATATTACAATTGCAGATGCATTAGCTACCATATTAACATACCGAACAAGTATTTTGATATTCTTTTTTGGCTTACTCAATGCAATTGATTCAAGTTGCTGTGAAAACTCTCCAAGTGGAACGCCTTTTTCAGTTAATTATTCTTCTACCATAGGAGTCCTTTCATCTGCTCCTATATCCACTGTTGGTCTGATAATGCTTCTTTCAAATTTCACATGCTTAGGAGTGCTCTCCACTTGTTGGGGAGTACCATCATTCTGCTGTACATTTACCTTTGTTAAAATggtagattcatcaaaagtgacATCCCTGCTGAAAACTATCTTCTTTGTCTCAGGACACCAAAGGCGATAATCTTTAATGCCTGTCGTGGTCCCCACAAAGAGTGCCTTCTTTGCCCTTGGATCCAACTTTGATTCTTTAATATGATAATATGCAGTAGAACCAAACGCATGTAAGGAATCATAATCTGTAACAGGTTTTTCCGACCATTTTTTTAATGGCGTTTTGCCGCCAATAGCAGTTGATGGTAAGCGATTAACGAGATGATTTGCATATGTTAAAACCTCAGCCCAAAATTGTCTGTCCAACCCAGCATTGAACAACATATACCGAACTTTTTCCACCAATATCCGGTTCATACGCTCTGTCACCCCATTCTGTTGTGGTGTATCTCTGACTGTGAAGTGCCGAACAATGTCTTCATTTTCACAGATCTCCATAAACGGATCACTAGTGTATTCACCTCCGTTGTCTGTTCGAAAATGTttaatctttctttttgtttaagtTTCCACCATCTTTTCTACTTGATGAAAATTTCTAATACTTCACTTTTCGCCTTCATAGTATACACCCATACTCTTCGAGAGAAATCATCGACAAAGgtaacaaaataatttttgcCTCTCGAAGAAATTGTTTTGGAAGGTCCCCACAATCAGAGTGCACATAATCCAAAATACCTTTGGTATCGTGAATTACAGTGCCAAATTTTACCCTTATCTATCTCCCTTTGACACAATGCTCGCAAAAATCTAACTTGCAAACACTGGCTCCTTTCAACAGTCCTTGATTTATcagaaaattcaagaatttttCTCCGACATGCCATAAGCACATATGCCATAATTTGGTTACTTTCAATTCTCGATCATCACTGAAAGCCACTGCCGCTAATCCAATAACTGCATTACCTTGATAGTAATacagttattattttttcaaattgttTTCACCAACACCAATGCACCTGAAATGATTTTCATCATTCCATTATATGCCGACACCTTGTAACCCATTGATTCTAGTACTCCCACAGAAATGAGGTTCTTTTTCAATTCTGGCACATATCGGACATCAGCTAGAATCCTAATTGATCTATCCTGATTTCTCAGCTGAATTGAACCAACCCCGTTTGTTGCTAATGTGGTCTCATCTGCCGTGTAGACGACTCCACcttcttattttttgaaatcaaAGAACCATTCTCTATTGGACTCAGGTTGTAGGACGTCATATGATGACTACAACCTGAGTCTAATAGCCATGTACTAGAATAACCAGTAGGCATGACAGCTAATGAAAAGTCTGAATCTTGATCAATGCACTCAGCTACATTTGAATCCGTAACAGCTTTTTCCTTGTCAGGTCTACTATTCAATTTTGAGCAGTCCTTCTTCCAATGTCCTTTCTCTCTGCAAAAAACACACTCATCTTTGCTTAGTTTAGCTCTCGACTTGGATCTACCTCTCGTCCCCTTTCTCTGATTTTGTGAGCGTCTTCTAGTTACCAGAGCTTTTGCTACTCCATCTCTACTActttgcttgtcttttctgCTGAGCTCGTAGCTGTACAGGGCAAAGCTAACTTCACTGAGGGACACCTCAGCTTTCCCATGGAGTAGAGTTGTTTCGAGATGGTCAAACTCCTCAGGAAGAGATCCCAACAACATGAGAGCCAAATCTTCATTTTCAAATGTCACATCTAAATTCATCAGATCAGTGATTAactgattgaaattagtgatgtgATCACTTAGAGTTGTGCCGGGAACATAAGTGAAGCGAAATAAACGCTTCTTCATATTGAGCATGTTCTGacaatttttcttcaagaacttCTCCTTCAATCCAGTCCACAATTTATTTGCAGAAGTTTCTTTTGAGAATACATATTTCTGTTCCCTTGAAAGACACGATCGAATTGTACCACACGCTAAATGATTTAGTGTCCTCCATTCCTTCTCTTCAATCTCTTCTGGTTTCTCTTTTTCGATAGCAATGTCTAGACCTTGATTAAAGAGCGCGTCTAAAATCTCACTTTGCCACATACCGAAATGACCGGTACCATCAAATGTCTCCACATTTAATTTTGCATTCATCATAGCATTTCTTGCCATAATAGACGATGACGAGCTTATCGATGCTTGCATTGTAGATGAAGATCTACTTTCGACCATCTCTTTAAATTATATTTAGTAGCTCCTAAATATAGAATAACAATAGCCCAAGAAATCTTTTCTGATGTGGAAGATCAGACTATGGCCCTGTTTGGAAGCTTGgttttttaccaagtttgtataaaactagttttttaacaacttttgctacaggaaccccaaaaaacttattaaaatttttaacctacacacttaaaatatccaaaacacaaaaaaaaaaattcccttccccttttcttcttcttcctcccctgcCATCATCCTccattgtctttttttttctctttggcGCGGTGGGCGCAGAGGGGGACGGCGGGAAGAGGGGGAAGGCGGGGGGGGAGAGAGGTGGGGGAAGGCGGGGGAGAGAGAGGCGgcggggggagggggaaggggcagGGAGGGGGTGGCGCAGAGGGCGGCGGCGGGAGAGAGGGGGAAGGTGGGGCAAAGGGGGGCGGCGGGAGGTGGAGTTGCAGCTGGGGGTAGCGGAGGTAacggggaagaagaagaagaaaaaaaagagaggaaagaaaagaaaaaaggaaaaaaagaaaaagaaaaagaaaaagaaagggaaagagaaaaaaaagaaaaaaaaaagtttttcaccttacaaaaacttctacaaaatttttcaccttacaaaaatttctacaaaatttttttaaaaatttctacagtgcactacagtaaagttttagacaaactcccaaaaaactcaggttccaaacaggccctatGTTGCAACCACAGAGCATACTAAGAAACCttgagctctgataccaattgttgcGGAAACTCTACTAAATTAAGGTATAACGAGTAAATTATTGTACCTAAAATTACAAAATGATAATTCCCAAGAAATATTTGGTGAGGCACACTGGCCTGTTTAAGTATCAATTTTCTAGACAGAATCACCTATATATGCAATTAATTGCACAATAACTCACTACAAATATACCTACAAATATAGCTACTAAATAGACAATAAAATAGAATACTAGAATTTAACGAGATTCAGCTAATTTATCTACGTTTTTGGACACTACCGACAATTTAATATTTCACTAGaagaaatattacaaagagAGAGAAGGAAGCAAGTTATGATGCTCTTGCTTGGTGTATCTTAATTGAGAAGGTAGAGAGCTTATTTATAGCTCTCAAAACCTTCTCCAATTTATAAACCTACCGATGTGGGATTGTAATTGTGCCAAATAATTGAACAATTTTGGCTATTTCAAAGTCAATAATTGAGGCTTGGCTTTGAATTCAACAGTTGGAATGGAATAAATTTGTCCCAATTGGTTATAAGTTCGTCCCAAGTGATTATGAGCTTCTCAAGTATTACCTGCTCCCAAAGGTTCGTGGTGGATTCACCTTGCCGGCCGCCGGTTTGGGTATTATTCGAGAAGCTGATGTCTACCAATCTCATCCTGCTAATCTTCCTGGTAATTACTTCTCCCACTTTaaaggggtttttttttttttttcaaattggaATGCTGTGTTCTATAAGATGTGTTTTTTGTGCTGCTGTAATCTGTAATCTGTAAGATGTGTTCTGTAAGTGCTGTAATCTGCAAGATGTGCTTTCTCTCGTTCTTATGATGTGTTGTTTTTTTCGTGTTCTCAACCTGGAAAAAATGATCAGGCTTGGACAAAGGAGAGGCGTCGTGTTATTTTTTCACCACAAGAGATCTGAGGTATGAGAACAGTGAGAGGACTGCCCGGACCACAAAGGATGGAAGGGGCCATTGGAGGATGACTAGCAAGCGTACTCCATTGTTTGAAGCTGATCGCTCAAACTTGGGTCGAAAGAATACCCTAGTTTACCACCTCACTAAGCCCCCAGGACCAGGTGTTCCCTCAAATAAGGATCTCAAGACTAACTGGATAATGCATGAATTCGTTCTCGACAGAAGTCTATATGATTGCTGTCAGATTCCATCAGCATCAACCAACAAGGTATACATGACTTGTTCTTCCTAATTAACCTGCATCACAAACTATCGTAGTTGGTTTCTGCTATGATGATTAAGAGCTGTTCTAGTTAAATACAAAACGTGAAAATTGATTCCATTAGATGTTTAAATATAGAGACAATTCTCATGTGAGTTCTTTACTTATAAAACATGTAGTCATATAGGTAGACGGGTCCTTTGGAAATAAGCAGAGAACCACTGTTTCTGTTTAAACTAAACTAGATAAATAAGGTGGACGAGTCCTTTGAATTCATATTTtccatatttatatatttacttAATTTATTTTGTGGTGTAGCTCAAGCAAGTTGTGTTGTGTAGAATTTATGAAAGAAACAAGGCTGAAGCAGAACAAGAGAAGAGCCGAACTGATCAGGATAGCACAAGTTTACGAATCAGAGACGCAGGTGACAGTTCTGCTGGAATTGAGAGAAGAGAAACTTGCACCAAAAGGAAGCAACGTCCAACGTCCACCCCAGAAAAAGGCACATCAAGCTGCAACCACCATAAATCTGTTGCACTATTTGATCAAGAGGGACTGCCTTCTAGTCCGCCAAAACGATCCAGACTTGTTATGGTAGAGCAGGATGAATCCCGGATGCGCTGCAAAGAGGAGAATGGTCTTGAAGGAAATAGCCGCAATGACGAGGAGGAGGATGTCCAGTCGCGGATTGGTTGCATAGAGGATAATGAAAGCGGACATCTGATGGCAAGCGTCAAccaggaggaggaggaggaggaggaatcCCGGATAACCACGATGAACGGTGGTCATATTGAGGAGGGGAATGAAAGTAGTCAAGAGCTGCATCCAGCAAACGCGGGCACCGAGGAGAATTCGACAGCCTCTGGAGATTGTTTCAACAGCATTAACAAGCTGGCCAAATATACAAAGGCATAGTAGCGGTGATGTTTCATCTGATACAAGCTTCATTCGTGGAGATACAAGGCAGTAAATtctttaggaaagtttcctattCTCACAGCAATTATCCATCGAgcttggaaattttttttttttttaaaaaaaaggctTGGACTTTCACCATTGCGAATCGTTCGATACTCCTATATAGCGGACACTGGAATAGGATACAGAAGTGTTCAAAAGAAGTCTTGATACTTCTTTAATCTAAACTTTAATACTGATTCGGGTaaaaagcaatttttttttgtatttcgTTAATTAGTATATGTGTTTCATACTTAATTTGTTATGCAAACACTCTTCTAGGTTCTGGAATTAATCTGAACCTTTGACTACTGTTTGTAAAGTTTCATTGCATTTGATCCTTCCAAGTATACATTCATGGATACAAGAGACTAAATCTGGCTTCGTGCATTCACGAATTTACGAACCAAAGTTAGTACCATATAAACCTGCCCAGTTTCCATTTTGAAGGTAAAAGAATTCATAATATCATCGAATTAACCATTATGTCCAATGTCCAAA encodes the following:
- the LOC113767936 gene encoding NAC domain-containing protein 7-like, translating into MALFGSLVFYQLEWNKFVPIGYKFVPSDYELLKYYLLPKVRGGFTLPAAGLGIIREADVYQSHPANLPGLDKGEASCYFFTTRDLRYENSERTARTTKDGRGHWRMTSKRTPLFEADRSNLGRKNTLVYHLTKPPGPGVPSNKDLKTNWIMHEFVLDRSLYDCCQIPSASTNKLKQVVLCRIYERNKAEAEQEKSRTDQDSTSLRIRDAGDSSAGIERRETCTKRKQRPTSTPEKGTSSCNHHKSVALFDQEGLPSSPPKRSRLVMVEQDESRMRCKEENGLEGNSRNDEEEDVQSRIGCIEDNESGHLMASVNQEEEEEEESRITTMNGGHIEEGNESSQELHPANAGTEENSTASGDCFNSINKLAKYTKA